GTGtctgttcctcctcttcttctcccctcAGACTCGAATGCAGAGCCTCCACCCCGAGCCCGGAGCGCGCTACAGGAACGTGATGGACGCCCTGCGGCAGATTGTACGTAACGAGGGTTTCTGGCGGCCGATCCGAGGCGTGAATGTTCTGGCggtgggggcggggcctgcccACGCTCTCTACTTCGCCTGCTATGAGAAGATCAAGTTTTCACTCAGCGACGCCATTCACCCGGGGGCGAACAGCCACATCGCAAACGGTACGATCCACAGCAGACGAGTGATCCTGGTTTCATTTATCatgtagagagagagactgtagAGAGCTGTTTCTGAGCATTAAACAGAGAGTAATGATCACACTCAACTcaactaaattaaaatataaattcaaataaaaatgtaatatattcagataataaaataatataaattgttactataaaatcaataaaattaaataaactatACACCAGAgaattaaaataacaattaaatcaataaataaatcagataaattacaaaaacataatatcaataaaataaaataaataccagaaaaataaaataatttatttaaaatcaatGCAATACATTCATATGtatcaaaaagtaaaagaaatgtacaatcattacaataaattcaatataataaataccagaaaataagaatagatatcaaatcattatcataaaatcaataaaataaattcatataaataccagaaaaataaaagtaaaattattacaataaagacaataaaataaaatacatgaaataccagaaaaattaatttgatataaagtcattgcaataaaatcaataaaatacatttcaataaataccagaaaaatcaaataaaaggtgaaattattactttaaaaaatcaattaaataaattcatagaaataccagaaaaataaaatcaaatagaaAATCATTACTACAAAATCAATAcgattaaataaattaaataccagaaaagtaaaattaatataaaaccattactataaaaacaataaaataagatgaatattggaaaaattaaaaagaaataaaatcattacaataaaattataagtgccagaaaataaaatataatattatatttaaaaaagaaatgatgctaaaacaattgTCATAATGGTCATTTTGTTAGAAGGTATCCTTGAACAGACTTCTGTCTTGCTCAAGCTCCAATATGAATCATGTGGATCTCATGTTTCTTGTGGCTGAGGCTTTatcttcctcctccatgtttctgtttctctgcaggagtCGCCGGCTGCATGGCGACAGTTCTGCACGACGCCGCGATGAACCCGGCTGAAGGTAAACCATCCTCCTCTgaccctcactcactcacatgaGCTCAACCATCAGAACAGTGCTGACTTTGTTTTTATGGAAGGCTTTAATATGGTGGTATTCCACCGTCTGGACACTAGGTGGAGCTACAGACTCTGTTACAGGAGAAATCCACCCACTCCTCTATGATTCTCTCTCCCAGGTTTTTCTCCAAGTCCCTGTCAGATTGTGGTTTATGGGTCCTGATggtttcctctcttctcctccagttGTGAAGCAGCGTATGCAGATGTTCAACTCCCCTTACCGCGGCGTCCTCGACTGTATGGGATCTCTGTTCAGGCAGGAGGGCACGGCTGCCTTCTACCGCAGCTACACCACTCAGCTGACCATGAACGTGCCCTTCCAGGCGCTCCACTTCATGACCTACGAGTACCTCCAGGAGCTCCTGAACCCCCACAGACAGTACAACCCTTCATCTCACATGGTGTCAGGCGCGCTGGCCGGAGCCGTCGCCGCCGCCGCCACCACTCCCCTCGACGTCTGCAAGACCCTCCTCAACACGCAGGAGGCTCAGGCCATCCACCTGATCCAAGCGGAGACGGCAGCCGGGGCGGTCGGAGCTGCCACGGCTTCCGGCTCCGGCGGCCGCCACATCTCGGGCCTGGGCGAGGCGTTTAGGACAGTGTACAGGATGGGAGGCACGCCGGCTTTCTTCAAGGGAGTCCAGGCCCGCATCATCTACCAGATGCCGTCCACCGCCATCAGCTGGTCCGTGTACGAGTTCTTCAAGTACATCATCACGAAGCGGCAGCACGAGAGGCGGCTGCGTGGAGACCGCGACGCAGACAAATGATAACCCCCTGAAAGGAAGTTCGGTTCTGTCAAAACAAAGAGTTATTGTTGCACCGTGCCGATCGCTGGTGTCAGGACGGAGGGAGGAGAAACCAGAGTTTTAGATTCATGGAGGGAAGTCGAAGTTTAATGTTTACTCAGACGAGTTCTCCCCCGGTGAGTGTAGTTCATAGCAGATCAGAAACAAACGACGGTTAGAAGACGTTGGGTTACACGCTTTCACATCACAGAGAGTCCTGGTTTCCCCAAACTCACACGTTACGTCCTCGTGATTTATCTGCATCTCATGCTAACGTTCGACGTGACAAACTTCTATTAGCTTTCAAAAAGCACGTTATTTATTGACTCGGACTCAGTCAAGCTGGATTCGGCCGTTAGATCAAAGAAtaatcacctctccctctcagaCGATCACAGAGAAGTTTAAAGATGGTTCAGTTTCAGCGCTGAAGTCCAGTTCGTTGATTTGAACGCTGAGGCTGAAAGTGATGAtttggagcttttattttgaaggcgttAAGATGCCTCAAAACCTGAAGGCTCAAAgtcaacaccaaaacaaaaatatctCTCTTTCCAGAATGGCTctgaaggccaaattccaccagatccgtgtcacagctccagatctgataggtttctattctagccaatgtgttaacttccactggatccactccgttgcattccagctgtgtctctgatccggcaggttggaaccctccggatcagatacgcaagacttctattgttgccggatgccggagcacgacgcatcaatctcaacagagcagatggagcgggacaggaagtcaggtttcaccaaaacaaaatgaaaacatcaggttaattttcagaataaaacactgctccgtgctgcgttccaaaaTCAAAACCAGTAGGTGATGACGggcgagagagcacggagccggaccgcagtggaacggacacgaatctggtggaagtcccttgtTAGTAATCACCTCTCTCTTTACTGGACATGTTGCACTTCTGGAAAGTATTACCTCCTGACCACCAGGGGGCGCACATCTAGAGAAACTTCATATATTAGTTAGTTAGCTGGTTTACTAATGTTAAACTCAGACAGACGAAGAATAGAACCCTGATGATAGTTCTGACAGGGAACTAGAAACTCCTCTGGAAACACGACGCCTCTAAACATTCATCATTATTAGAACGACAGACGATAATGATGCTCCAGTCCTTGAgtgaacaggtgtgtgtgtgtgtgtgagtgtgtgtgtgttacagtgacTGGATGAGTGGATATTCAGCTCTGACCAGATCTGATCTCAGCACCCTGAAAGCACCGCCCACCTCATCAGCGTCATGGAGCCTCCTGTGTTACTTTACAGCTTGCATGTGTATCAGGTACAAGAAGACACACACCTTCACGGGGGTTGGTGACCCGCCTTCTCTTTGCTGCATGGATTTCTGCAAAAATTGAAAACCTCTCTGCAGTTTAAACATTTGAGCACACCCCTCAAAACTTTCCAGTCTTAACTTGatagaaattacatttttagaaGCTTCTTCTAGCTTGTAGAAATGCCAAACTTCTCATACGACAGATAAAAATGTACAGTGAGGGTTTTGTTACCAtaaaaaaggtgcatttcgtcCAGGAGTTCCaaggtcttttagcccccagaactacttcaccctgaactaaaaggttcctgtgatctgccggtgttctggtttaatcatcgaccctgttaactggagactctcagccggatgcatccctcataaacgtctttaggcGATCAttgaatatctgatgaggatattttgaaatcttaataaaaactaaactagtttgtctatgtaaactccacaaacactgacacgttcagctgaaggtctccagtttacagggtcacttttagaACCGTAACAccgagagacgcattcacggtgggctgagagaagactactgttacaagctgctaaatcaagagaatcacagcttcttcttttgaaaagtacacacacatacaaaaaagatagaacaaataaaaactaatgaagagaaagagaaatcaagagaatcacagatggaaaaaacaatgacttggaatggtttttggaaaattgaaggaaaagaaaagaaaacagattaaaaaaattgaaaaattttttttgaagaaaaacaattttgaatttttttttgaacaaatttgacaaaaataatgttgacaaaaattttttgacaaaaaatgttttgacaaaaaaattgtcaaaacatttttgacaacattttttgacaaaaaaagttttgacaaaattttttttgacattttttgacaaaattttttttgactttttttgacaaaaaatgttatgacaatttttttgacaaaaaatgttatgacaattttttttgacaaaaaatgttatgacaattttttttgacaaaaaatgttatgacaattttttttgaccatttttttttttttgacaaaaaatacaatttgacaaaaaaaatggacaaaaaagttgacctgtcgaattttttttttttttcctcaaaccTGAAATTgagctccaaaagcagaaaaatatgaaaaaaagtgaaaatgttgtgcctgcggttaaaaacatggaaaaagcaatgaacgatcaacacaaacactgacacgttcagctgaaggtctccagtttacagggtcactttttaaaccggaacaccgggagtagagacgcattcacggtgggctgagagaagactactgttacaagctgctaaatcaagagaatcacagcttcttcttttgaaaagtacacacacatacaaaaaataggggctttttagggggagattatctacccctgaactaaatttagaccctgggtctaCCGgttgaaatgcacgtagttccagggtaaagttcctctggtcgaaaaacatTTGTGGCATCAGGCTTTGTGAAAACCACTTCCTGTAGATTTGGAAGACACATGCATGAAACACTTTCCCTCAAGCAGCTTTGAAATCCTTCATCAAAGCGTGGTGACAGAAGTGAAATCCATGTGCAAAGACGAGGCTCTGCAGCATCACAGCTGTCTGTAACGTAAGGGGACGCGTCACGCACAGGTGGAGGTGGGCCGTGTGTTTCTGGATGTAACGACAGTCTTCCTTGTGCTGGTTTGCACGAGACGAGGTGAGATTTGAAGTAGTTTCTCCAGACCTTCCTGGAGGCTGCAGGTGGATTCTGGTCAGAGCTGGTTGAGTGGATTATTGTTCTGAAAGATCTTGTACGCCATGAAGAAGACGCCTCAAACAGCTCATAGATAAAAGGCAAAATCCAACAAACCAAGACGTCACCCTTCATATAGAaaggtttttcttcttctatggtgtaTAAGACAAGTTTTAGAACATCATCACCTTTAGTCTTTTAAAAGCATCCAAGCACTTAAAGCgacttttttttactcattgtAAGGACAAATAACTTCTACACATGCCGCCATTCATCCCACGCACAACGACCACAAAGAGACCCTCAGTTAGAGACCATGTGATCTAAAGCCatacaagaggaagaaaatgtacATAAGAAATATATATTAACTATATCTATAATTATGGACGGATTAAGATGAgcccaaactttaaaaagtttgattatGGGGAACAAGGAGACGACAGAAAACCTAGATTCAGGTAGGAGGAGTGTTCCTCGTGTATGTGAAGCCAAGTTTGATGATTGGGAAACCAAAGAGTGAAAGAGTAAGATtaataggaggaggaggagtttgtcAGATGACACTGATGTGATATGCTTGAACACTTGAGAGCGACACCTGTATTTTGTGAATTGTAAATAAATTTCGCTAAGGCAGCTACCTCGCAGAAGCAGGGTCTTCTCTTGGTGCTGGCTCTCGAAGCGCTGAGAGAAATTCAAACCGTCTGCTCGTCTTTTTGTCCTCTTCTTTTGACGATGACGTAgtaaacatgctttctgtttttgttatagACTTTCTTTCTGATCTACTAAATGCTCCATGTGTTGGAtaaatcagaaaaacacaaactcataCTTTTGGGATTTTGTAGACTTGCTTCCTTTTTTTGTCACAAGCAATTAAAAATATTAACTCTAACTTTTTATGACTGTAGGTTGGAATAAAGAaaacctaacccaaaccctaaccctgatcccaaaaccctaaccctaaccctaaacctaactctgacccccaaaccctaaccctaaacctaactctgacccccaaaccctaaccctaaacctaactctgacccccaaaccctaaccctaaacctaactctaactctgacccccaaaccctaaccctaaacctaactctgacccccaaaccctaactctaagcctaagcctaaccctgacccccaaaccctaaaccctctaaccctaaccccaaacctaaccctaactctgacccccaaaccctaaccctaacccccaaaccctaactctaaacctaaccctgatccccaaaccctaaccctaaacctaactctaactctgacccccaaaccctaaccctaaacctaactctaactctgacccccaaaccctaaccctaaacctaactctaactctgacccccaaaccctaactctaaccctaagcctaagcctaaccctgacccccaaaccctaaaccctctaaccccaaacctaaccctaactctgacccccaaaccctaaccctaacccccaaaccctaactctagcTGTAGACCGGTCAGGGTGTCCATGTTGACCCCAGTCCACCACTGAAAGCTTCTACAATTAGCACATGAGCATGAAAGAGGGTGACCTGGAGGAACAGGACAAGATCAAGGTGTTCAATTGGTCCTTAAATTCCCAAGTTGTCAGTCCAATCAGGCGTCCGTGGGATGAGCTGCAACCAAGTCAGAAACGTTGAGGCACCACCTCACAACTTCCAGGACTTAAAGGGTCTTAAAACAACTGTGTTTCAGGTACCTAAATGCACCTTCAGAGACCTTCTTGAGTCCATGTCGCATCAGATCATCGTTtggattttaactttttatcctTTGATTTGTTGGCACCAGACTCAAATTTAGATCATGACCCAAAGAGTGTTTGGACTTTCATAGATAGACAAACATACAGCTGTGTTAGACAATCCCAAGAACACGTGCTAAATGTTTGGAGCAGGTTTAAAGCAGTTCTCTCAAccagccagcagagggcgccaaCACAGAGACAACGGATCACAAACCTGTTGATGTGCTGAGCTGGAGTCACAGACATTATTTACATGCAGaggcttttctttgttttacttaaAGATTAGAAACATGTTAATCCAGAACAGGTTCTATCCTCTGAagcaaaatgtcaaataataaCGCAAAATTTCTCAATAGGctctggtttgtttgtttttctaatttaTCAGCATTTATTGAAAACATTACACCTTGTTGTTCAGGCAAAAAATAGGGTGCAAATTAAagaaatttaataaaaaatgaattaattaaatttgttcttatttggttttatttttaatatatacgTATTTTGAttgtataaaaatgtatgttatgcataaattaattaaaacaaaaaaatttgatAACCAAATATTCCAAGTGATTTAGAGaattaacaacaaaacaaaacaacaagagtaccaacaaacaaaagatacctgaaaattttgaaaagaaaaatgtgtttgcttCTAAGGAAGAAATGATTGTAACGAGAGACGTTGATGTGTAGAAATGTGCATTTTTCCTCTATAGTATTTAATAAGGGGTCATTAGAGGTCGTTTAGGTTTTAAGTCAGAATATCCagtgcaatcaaaaataaataaaacttgcaaatcaggtgaaaaactgaagaaaaaaagatggaccacatcctgttgggatttcaccatgacATTATTTGTGTAGGTCTTTTCCTGATAGATATGAACCGTGTTGAGAGGGTGCCAAGCTGGAAAGAAGGGGGcgctattgagccatttttAGGAGTTTTTACACGGGACCAGATCAATATCGAAGTTTCTGCCAGGCCGGATGAGTGTGTCAAGTTTGGGGAGTTTTCAGGCatgttgaaggctccaaaaaggcaatttactttactaggtaaagaaagaaaaatccttaGGATTCAAAGAGGGCCTTCCCTGACCTTGTCTTGCTTGGACCCTTATTAAAATATCCAGATATTAAGTGAAATTATAGACtaaataaaagttgttttctctACATTAGAGGCTTTAAATTTGAGATATGCTGTAATCATGTAGCATGTTTTAGATACTTCCAAACTCAGGCGTAACAAACACATTTCCAGATCCTCCTGATTTTTGATTTTAAGGcttaaaactgtaaaatgttcCTGGtgtagttttcttttctgtggatAAACCAGCCGAGATAAAACGCCTTCACTGCCTCTTCGATCTCTGACAGGGAAACCtcctcagagacacacagc
The Notolabrus celidotus isolate fNotCel1 chromosome 7, fNotCel1.pri, whole genome shotgun sequence DNA segment above includes these coding regions:
- the LOC117815936 gene encoding mitoferrin-2-like → MEADGFVSRRTSMEAPGVDSRVAGAAAGAELRWLGGRLLDGTGGFVGSLSGEQDFTPVHYRAPTETSTSVETEIDYEGLPQGVATSTHMLAGAVAGIMEHCLMYPIDCVKTRMQSLHPEPGARYRNVMDALRQIVRNEGFWRPIRGVNVLAVGAGPAHALYFACYEKIKFSLSDAIHPGANSHIANGVAGCMATVLHDAAMNPAEVVKQRMQMFNSPYRGVLDCMGSLFRQEGTAAFYRSYTTQLTMNVPFQALHFMTYEYLQELLNPHRQYNPSSHMVSGALAGAVAAAATTPLDVCKTLLNTQEAQAIHLIQAETAAGAVGAATASGSGGRHISGLGEAFRTVYRMGGTPAFFKGVQARIIYQMPSTAISWSVYEFFKYIITKRQHERRLRGDRDADK